A genomic window from Glycine max cultivar Williams 82 chromosome 17, Glycine_max_v4.0, whole genome shotgun sequence includes:
- the LOC100811385 gene encoding polyadenylate-binding protein 2, producing the protein MAEIQVQHQSPVSAAPPPNGGVANAPNNANQFVTTSLYVGDLDQNVNDSQLYDLFNQVGQVVSVRVCRDLTTRRSLGYGYVNFSNPQDAARALDVLNFTPLNNRSIRIMYSHRDPSLRKSGTANIFIKNLDKAIDHKALHDTFSSFGLILSCKIATDASGLSKGYGFVQFDNEEAAQNAIDKLNGMLINDKQVYVGHFLRKQDRENALSKTKFNNVYVKNLSESTTDEELMINFGEYGTITSALIMRDADGKSRCFGFVNFENPDDAAKAVEGLNGKKFDDKEWYVGKAQKKSEREQELKGRFEQSIKEAADKYPGLNLYLKNLDDTISDEKLKEMFADYGTITSCKVMRDPTGISRGSGFVAFSTPEEATRALGEMNGKMFAGKPLYVALAQRKEERRARLQAQFSQMRPVAITPSVAPRMPLYPPGAPGLGQQFLYGQGPPAMMPPQAGFGYQQQLVPGMRPGGGPMPSFFVPMVQQGQQGQRPVGRRGTGPVQQPQQPMPMMQQQMLPRGRVYRYPPGRNMQDVPLQVAAGGMLSVPYDMGGLPMRDAVGQPMPIQALATALANAPPEQQRTMLGEALYPLVDQLEHDSAAKVTGMLLEMDQPEVLHLIESPDALKAKVAEAMDVLRNVAQQQTNPADQLASLSLNDNLVS; encoded by the exons ATGGCGGAGATTCAGGTGCAGCATCAGAGTCCGGTGTCGGCGGCTCCTCCTCCAAACGGCGGCGTGGCGAACGCCCCGAACAACGCGAACCAGTTCGTGACGACGTCGTTGTACGTTGGCGATCTAGACCAGAATGTCAACGACTCGCAGCTCTACGATCTGTTCAACCAGGTCGGCCAAGTCGTTTCGGTGCGCGTCTGCAGGGACCTTACTACGCGTCGTTCACTCGGTTACGGCTACGTTAATTTCAGTAACCCTCAGGATg CGGCGAGGGCATTGGATGTGCTGAATTTCACTCCACTTAACAACAGATCTATTAGGATCATGTATTCTCATCGAGATCCTAGTCTTAGGAAGAGTGGTACTGCGAATATTTTTATCAAG AATTTGGATAAGGCTATTGACCACAAGGCCTTACATgatactttttcttcttttggactCATTCTTTCTTGCAAAATAGCAACTGATGCTTCTGGTCTGTCTAAGGGCTATGGTTTTGTTCAATTTGACAATGAAGAGGCTGCACAGAATGCTATTGACAAGTTAAATGGCATGCTGATCAATGATAAGCAGGTCTATGtaggccatttcctgcgaaagCAAGATAGAGAGAATGCTCTCAGCaagacaaaatttaataatgtcTATGTGAAAAACTTATCAGAGTCAACCACGGATGAAGAGTTGATGATAAATTTTGGAGAATATGGTACCATTACTAGTGCTTTAATAATGAGAGATGCTGATGGTAAATCAAGGTGTTTTGGCTTTGTCAATTTTGAAAACCCAGACGATGCTGCCAAAGCTGTTGAGGGACTTAATGGGAAGAAATTTGATGATAAGGAATGGTATGTTGGAAAAGCCCAGAAAAAATCTGAGCGTGAACAAGAACTGAAAGGACGATTTGAGCAGAGCATAAAGGAAGCTGCTGACAAATATCCAGGTTTGAACTTGTATCTCAAGAACTTGGATGATACAATCAGTGATGAAAAACTTAAGGAAATGTTTGCCGACTATGGTACAATAACTTCTTGCAAG GTTATGCGAGACCCGACTGGAATCAGCAGAGGATCAGGATTTGTTGCATTTTCAACTCCTGAGGAAGCAACTCGAGCT CTTGGTGAGATGAATGGTAAAATGTTTGCTGGAAAACCTCTGTATGTTGCCCTTGCacagagaaaagaagagagaagagcAAGGTTACAG GCACAATTTTCACAGATGAGGCCTGTTGCAATAACGCCTTCTGTTGCGCCCCGTATGCCTCTCTACCCTCCTGGTGCTCCTGGTCTTGGACAACAATTTTTGTATGGGCAAGGACCCCCAGCCATGATGCCTCCacaa GCTGGATTTGGTTACCAGCAGCAACTAGTTCCGGGAATGAGACCTGGTGGTGGTCCCATGCCAAGCTTCTTTGTTCCCATGGTTCAGCAGGGCCAACAAGGGCAGCGCCCAGTGGGCCGCCGAGGAACAGGTCCTGTGCAACAACCCCAGCAGCCAATGCCAATGATGCAGCAGCAG ATGCTTCCAAGGGGACGTGTCTATCGTTACCCTCCTGGCCGCAACATGCAAGATGTCCCACTTCAAGTTGCAGCTGGTGGAATGCTGTCGGTCCCTTATGACATGGGAGGTCTGCCAATGCGCGATGCTGTGGGACAGCCAATGCCCATTCAAGCTTTGGCTACAGCCCTCGCAAATGCTCCACCAGAACAGCAGAGGACT ATGCTCGGTGAAGCTTTATACCCACTTGTGGATCAGCTGGAACATGATTCTGCTGCAAAGGTTACAGGCATGCTTCTGGAGATGGACCAGCCTGAAGTTTTACATCTGATTGAGTCACCAGATGCTCTGAAGGCAAAAGTTGCTGAAGCCATGGATGTGTTGAGAAATGTTGCTCAACAGCAAACCAACCCAGCTGATCAACTAGCCTCACTCTCTCTCAATGACAATCTTGTGTCTTAG
- the LOC100789443 gene encoding uncharacterized protein — translation MSNNNTNSSNAPNPNPQHFLQNNGVGMPPQPQLGAGQNLMPPFMQPHMNAAPFMNAANHNHFPLHRPHMGHQQGQPHVVGGLGPQNSVVGNANYNNPMFPVQGQVMQNQAQLNLSPLQGQFLAQSILNMLQQPNMNMSMSMPNGQFCGPYPMQNMNQQLPMQMSNPPQGVPYGMHPSSRPVFRFPNQVPQAMVPQNSMFSTNPQLGFVPGNQVRPQIDPNEKILAPPNANANAFVSSSPFPSQQLQGNTSGSVNPNLAHTNNSQPPAFMKQETPNSNIKTNVPNSNWKGSPSKNLKNKPNRGRFQGGFQKSKFHDVNNGKRGSGFPKEHNGKGPNSGRAGHYGLKPKELKQQPERSLSATYTVQEIQQWREARKKNHPFNNNIQKKHSECPKDSKAINREVLQRELKEVLAKQAELGVEVAEIPSYYLKNSDNQGLQSEAKNKYTDKRKFQNKFNKKSDRKGRFAEKQKFADKDFSESPSLKKRKPTLLQKLLSSDVKRDKSHLLQVLRFMVMNSFFRHIPDKALRYPSVEVKEKGSEVSGEKKHLHTGKDVLNRGSEETVQKIVIFNNDNGHDCDDDENDSIVDNNLHKDPSSLVKRQCDGGEGIKKSDEEEGEILE, via the exons ATGTCTAACAACAATACCAACTCCTCGAATGCTCCTAATCCTAACCCCCAACATTTCTTGCAAAACAATGGTGTGGGAATGCCACCCCAGCCACAGTTAGGTGCAGGCCAAAACTTGATGCCCCCTTTTATGCAGCCTCACATGAATGCAGCACCTTTCATGAATGCTGCAAATCACAATCATTTTCCCTTGCATAGGCCTCATATGGGTCATCAACAGGGTCAACCCCATGTGGTGGGGGGTTTAGGTCCCCAAAACAGTGTTGTTGGCAATGCCAATTACAACAATCCAATGTTTCCTGTTCAGGGACAAGTCATGCAGAATCAAGCTCAACTCAATTTGTCTCCACTCCAGGGACAATTTTTAGCTCAAAGTATTCTCAACATGCTTCAGCAACCTAACATGAATATGAGTATGAGTATGCCAAATGGCCAGTTTTGTGGCCCTTATCCTATGCAGAATATGAATCAGCAGTTACCTATGCAAATGTCAAACCCTCCTCAAGGGGTTCCGTATGGTATGCATCCCAGTTCCCGCCCCGTGTTTAGGTTTCCAAACCAAGTGCCTCAGGCTATGGTCCCCCAGAATTCAATGTTTTCCACAAATCCCCAGTTAGGTTTTGTTCCTGGAAATCAGGTCCGCCCGCAGATTGACCCAAACGAGAAAATCCTGGCTCCGCCAAATGCGAATGCAAATGCTTTTGTATCATCATCACCTTTTCCATCTCAGCAATTACAAGGGAATACTTCTGGATCAGTTAATCCTAATTTGGCTCACACAAATAACTCTCAACCTCCTGCATTTATGAAACAG GAAACTCCTAATAGCAATATTAAAACTAATGTTCCAAACTCTAACTGGAAGGGATCACCaagcaaaaacttaaaaaataaaccaaatcgAGGCAGGTTTCAAGGAGg ATTCCAGAAGTCAAAATTTCATGATGTCAACAATGGAAAGAGGGGAAGTGGGTTTCCTAAAGAACATAATGGCAAAG GGCCTAACAGTGGGAGGGCAGGACACtatggtttaaaaccaaaggaACTTAAGCAGCAACCAGAAAG ATCCTTGTCTGCAACTTACACTGTACAAGAAATACAACAGTGGCGTGAAgcacggaaaaagaatcaccctTTTAATAACAACATTCAGAAG AAGCACAGTGAATGCCCAAAAGACAGCAAGGCCATTAATAGGGAGGTCTTACAAAGAGAG CTCAAGGAGGTATTAGCAAAGCAGGCTGAATTGGGAGTTGAAGTTGCTGAAATACCATCATACTACCTGAAGAATTCTGACAATCAAGGTCTTCAGAGTGAAGCGAAAAACAAATATACTGACAAAAGAAAATTCCAAAACAAGTTCAACAAGAAATCAGACAGAAAAGGTCGGTTCGCCGAGAAGCAGAAGTTTGCTGACAAAGATTTTTCAGAAAGCCCCTCTTTGAAGAAGAGGAAGCCAACATTATTGCAGAAACTTTTGAGTTCAGACGTAAAGAGGGATAAGAGCCACCTGCTTCAAGTTTTAAGGTTCATGGTAATGAATTCTTTCTTCAGACATATTCCTGATAAGGCGCTGAGATATCCGTCGGTTGAGGTTAAAGAAAAAGGGTCTGAAGTTTCTGGTGAAAAAAAACACTTGCACACTGGAAAAGATGTTCTTAACCGAGGGAGTGAGGAAACAGTTCAAAAAATTGTGATCTTCAATAATGATAATGGCCATGATTGTGATGATGACGAGAATGACTCTATTGTTGATAATAATCTTCATAAAGATCCTTCTTCCTTGGTTAAAAGACAGTGTGATGGTGGAGAAGGAATTAAGAAATCTGATGAAGAGGAGGGagaaattttagaatga